The Athalia rosae chromosome 7, iyAthRosa1.1, whole genome shotgun sequence genome window below encodes:
- the LOC105693595 gene encoding uncharacterized protein LOC105693595 isoform X3 — MAMIRTVEDELFSAIYHSADHVFDSPESPDANNSSLKDNTDSSKNIHPNPDARLQTNITSRSGIGVIQSHESFGGRESFVRNVLPLNDWKESLSDISQSDKVSTSVSQSNKPVNEVVDTYREVISNTDLYNSEENLSAFPTHQPDGCHTKNVRQQRRNRENKFVRGYKPKNWWSSDESIHSTDCVTHDGGISLLENGCYEKESKDISDAADYKQLETWLTLSEASSCSQTTSSDESASIKPEERCENHQPMTNKSVCMMAHKPPRSTAHKQSKQSTGISNEDLVLLSDFSCPDSLIGESSQSSTKSRNTEIISRKNDDRPPSMSKSFSSVISLDDSEDSIFEVPVPPKPAPPTIDLEDSESPPSFHDETSSNISPEKLVETYRIALAKSMHDQTKPDAEPRNHREKKSTNQKKTRPSPRTRSPDNPTSDGNNDVTLIPYTSQAIATQSLIEQDTPTQVLSSNDRLSQVICNANDQLSSICTIDKDADIDNARFMRDSPMSPDQTSENATSEVPVVTEQQRLETASEVPLRKNRLTENATELSPDTLIINATEVQSPQGSTKAKDKGQTKSLKSLESKKRSVVDVEKRSKGPSPKKTKTSNESAVSGSSRVIPSNESGTREGNPQSRALDDFFQPMTEEMINYYNESWGRENFDLDAIRRNMPKDPQYWTLSNEDLLAHQNRRRYWSHLKCKNCKRQGHRMSECSEERKLPACYMCGVRGHHKLSCPHTMCLGCGTKQVTYTEYCTRCKTARCTICQSIGHSADICPDLWRRYHHITSEENLKTQQDPSLVMKPRKQLSCCNCARRGHDSTTCKDYRWSKYSPTPAYVTNYTSGPAYAQDMILENVDSTIRTQKRGVTEEAEDEGFVADNEDSPSKRKRAKKNKTSDKTLEEDGNSETPVQSTDENTSKIKERGKDQENTRSETGEFFIVQSPEFTHEKTKDFCPSEYNLTAPDYAVYSNSDRPMKFLDLLVREYLAKLDFRHYTNGTYVLIITAAPGMGAALVQTIKDFAQWRPNERNRFMSRVIPKKRVRLIKSLTAKLLEIEQDLGKPSELYKTLLSLKNRLRSIDLNRKAGVKCKSHVKRIKTVDQLARLQCRLNMILQKEGESHQYLKTALTDLKNIQDENVPCQQYLTIVHHYNKVFAAYTPNNLKGLIDQYMKDQRTKGINFHDSQNKNARRLNSPRMRGNNGVHKNTAAPAQSLAIPLDNQVEIPTATFNNINRNMNRNQPLNPYEPMHDYINPESEYYQTHPSFRLHPQNSGNRYQDGLQENHWEGFARHTLANNPDNFQPEFNRYHDYRTPMPRSKDQNIQRNAEYRFADDISLNNIPSNIPFVDSHTIHTVQNTSPNKILFRGRQAGSSQEFYVGIDNTLPANKVDSRAQNNRKNKSAKAKRAMLTKREKQIREERRKARKEKHNTLPFLRKRAEKNIVKYKKEVNRLGIGKAMKRLQKQIDDNSLTMKKVRKFENLAKREMKLHVKKKSDLKEAAATFPRA; from the exons ATGGCGATGATAAG GACTGTCGAGGACGAACTCTTCTCTGCAATATACCATTCTGCTGACCATGTATTCGACAGCCCAGAATCTCCTGACGCCAACAATTCTTCTTTGAAAGACAATACTGACTCATCAAAAAATATCCATCCGAATCCTGACGCTCGTTTGCAGACAAATATAACTTCCCGTTCTGGCATTGGAGTTATACAATCGCATGAGTCGTTCGGTGGCAGAGAATCCTTCGTTCGAAATGTACTTCCACTGAATGATTGGAAAGAGAGTTTATCAGATATAAGTCAATCCGACAAAGTCTCAACCTCTGTTTCCCAGAGCAACAAACCTGTTAATGAGGTGGTCGACACTTACAGGGAAGTAATTAGCAATACGGATCTCTATAATAGTGAAGAAAACCTCTCTGCTTTCCCTACTCATCAGCCTGACGGTTGTCACACTAAAAACGTTAGGCaacaaagaagaaatagagagaaCAAGTTCGTACGTGGGTATAAACCCAAAAATTGGTGGAGTAGTGACGAGAGTATTCATTCAACCGATTGCG TTACGCATGACGGTGGAATTAGTTTGTTAGAAAATGGATGttatgaaaaagaatcgaaagatATATCAGATGCAGCAGACTACAAGCAATTAGAGACATGGCTGACTCTGTCTGAAGCTTCAAGTTGCTCCCAAACAACTAGTTCGGATGAATCAGCGAGTATAAAACCTGAAGAACGGTGTGAAAATCACCAGCCCATGACAAATAAAAGTGTATGTATGATGGCTCATAAACCACCAAGGAGCACTGCCCACAAACAGAGCAAACAGTCCACGGGAATATCAAATGAAGATCTTGTTCTCTTGAGTGATTTCTCGTGTCCAGATTCTCTCATTGGGGAGAGCTCGCAGAGTTCTACGAAGTCTCGGAATACAGAAATTATATCCCGCAAAAACGATGACAGACCTCCTTCTATGAGCAAAAGTTTCAGTTCTGTAATAAGTCTCGATGATTCGGAAGATTCTATCTTTGAAGTTCCTGTGCCACCTAAACCTGCACCTCCTACAATTGATTTGGAAGATTCCGAGAGTCCACCATCATTCCATGATGAAACTAGTTCGAACATATCACCTGAGAAATTGGTCGAAACTTACAGAATTGCTCTAGCAAAATCAATGCATGATCAAACTAAACCCGATGCCGAACCACGTAATcacagagaaaagaaatctaCAAACCAAAAGAAGACAAGGCCTAGTCCAAGAACTCGCAGTCCAGATAATCCTACATCGGATGGCAATAACGACGTAACCCTAATCCCGTATACAAGCCAGGCTATCGCGACCCAAAGCTTAATAGAGCAAGATACTCCTACTCAAGTCCTTAGTAGCAATGACAGATTGTCTCAAGTTATCTGTAATGCAAATGATCAACTGAGTAGTATTTGCACCATAGACAAAGATGCGGACATTGATAATGCACGATTTATGCGAGACTCACCCATGAGTCCAGATCAAACAAGTGAGAACGCTACGTCAGAAGTTCCTGTAGTTACTGAGCAGCAAAGGCTGGAAACTGCGTCAGAAGTACCTCTGAGAAAAAATCGCTTGACAGAAAATGCTACTGAATTGAGTCCAGATACGTTAATAATTAATGCAACCGAAGTTCAAAGTCCTCAAGGTTCAACTAAAGCCAAAGATAAAGGACAAACCAAGTCGTTGAAATCGTTGGAAAGTAAAAAGAGATCTGTCGTAGACGtggaaaaacgatcgaaaggTCCTAGTcctaaaaaaaccaaaacctcCAATGAATCAGCCGTTTCAGGTTCTTCACGGGTTATACCTTCTAATGAAAGTGGGACGAGGGAGGGAAATCCACAAAGTAGAGCTTTGGATGATTTCTTTCAACCTATGACCGaagaaatgataaattattacaacgAATCTTGGGGGCGTGAAAACTTTGACTTAGACGCCATCAGAAGAAACATGCCAA AGGATCCTCAATATTGGACTTTGTCGAACGAGGACTTACTTGCCCATCAAAATAGGAGAAGGTACTGGTCACATCTCAAATGCAAAAATTGTAAACGTCAAGGTCACAGGATGTCTGAATGttcagaagagagaaaacttCCGGCGTGTTACATGTGTGGGGTTCGAGGTCATCACAAACTGTCATGTCCTCATACAATGTGTCTCGGG TGTGGAACGAAACAGGTTACCTACACGGAATACTGTACAAGATGTAAGACAGCGCGGTGCACTATCTGCCAGTCAATTGGACACTCGGCAGACATTTGTCCCGACCTTTGGCGACGATACCATCACATC ACGAGTGAGGAGAATCTAAAAACGCAACAAGATCCGTCACTGGTAATGAAACCTAGGAAACAACTCAGCTGTTGTAATTGTGCAAGACGTGGGCACGATTCAACGACCTGTAAGGACTACCGTTGGTCGAAATATTCACCAACTCCAGCGTACGTAACGAATTATACTTCAGGACCAGCTTACGCGCAAGATATGATTCTTGAAAATGTCGATTCAACGATCCGTACTCAGAAAAGAGGTGTAACCGAAGAAGCAGAAGACGAGGGATTTGTCGCTGATAATGAGGATTCaccgagtaaaagaaaaagagctaAGAAAAACAAGACATCCGATAAAACTCTGGAAGAAGATGGAAATTCGGAAACTCCAGTTCAAAGTACTGATGAAAATACCAGTAAAATCAAGGAACGGGGCAAAGACCAGGAAAATACGCGTTCGGAAAcgggagaattttttatcgttcaatCCCCGGAATTCACTcatgagaaaacgaaagacTTCTGTCCCTCTGAATATAATCTGACCGCTCCAGATTACGCAGTTTATTCCAATTCCGATAGGCCCATGAAATTTTTGGACCTCCTCGTCCGAGAGTATCTCGCGAAATTAGATTTCCGACATTATACCAATGGCACATATGTTCTGATCATCACAGCTGCTCCAGGAATGGGTGCTGCTTTGGTGCAAACCATTAAGGATTTCGCGCAATGGCGACCAAACGAACGTAACAGATTCATGTCCCGGGTTATACCTAAAAAAAGAGTGAGACTCATTAAATCATTGACAGCAAAACTGCTGGAAATAGAACAAGATTTGGGGAAACCTTCTGAATTATACAAGACTTTACTATCGCTGAAAAATAGATTGCGCTCTATAGACCTAAACCGTAAAGCCGGCGTTAAATGTAAGTCACATGTAAAGCGAATAAAAACTGTGGATCAATTGGCCAGATTGCAGTGCAGGCTAAATATGATTTTGCAGAAGGAGGGGGAAAGTCATCAATATTTGAAAACAGCTTTAACAGATCTCAAAAACATTCAAGATGAAAATGTACCTTGCCAACAGTACCTCACAATCGTTCATCATTATAACAAGGTATTCGCAGCCTACACCCCGAATAATTTGAAAGGCTTAATCGATCAGTACATGAAAGACCAAAGAACGAAAGGAATTAACTTCCATGACtctcaaaataaaaatgcaaggAGACTTAACTCACCCAGAATGCGTGGCAATAATGGCGTTCACAAAAATACCGCTGCTCCTGCCCAAAGTCTCGCTATCCCTTTAGACAATCAAGTGGAAATCCCGACAGCAACTTTCAATAACATAAACCGAAATATGAATCGAAACCAACCGCTGAATCCGTACGAGCCAATGCACGACTACATTAACCCGGAAAGTGAATATTATCAAACACATCCTAGTTTTCGCCTACATCCTCAAAACTCCGGTAATCGTTATCAGGATGGGTTGCAAGAGAACCATTGGGAGGGCTTTGCGAGGCATACTTTGGCCAATAATCCCGATAATTTTCAACCGGAATTTAATAGATACCATGATTATAGAACCCCCATGCCGCGCAGCAAAGATCAAAACATTCAACGGAATGCGGAATACCGTTTCGCGGACGATATCAGCTTGAATAACATTCCAAGTAACATCCCCTTTGTAGACAGCCACACTATTCATACTGTGCAGAATACTTCGCCAAATAAGATACTTTTTAGAGGCAGGCAAGCTGGATCTTCTCAAGAGTTTTACGTAGGTATTGATAACACGCTACCCGCAAACAAAGTAGATTCGAGAGCTCAAAATAATCGTAAGAATAAGTCAGCTAAGGCGAAGCGTGCAATGCTGACTAAACGAGAAAAACAGATTCGTGAAGAGAGACGGAAAGctaggaaagaaaaacacaaTACATTGCCATTCTTGAGAAAGCgtgctgaaaaaaatattgtcaaGTACAAAAAAGAAGTGAATCGACTTGGCATTGGGAAGGCAATGAAAAGACTACAAAAGCAAATCGATGATAATTCTTTGACTATGAAAAAAgtccgaaaatttgaaaacctcGCTAAACGAGAAATGAAGTTACATGTAAAGAAGAAAAGCGATTTGAAAGAGGCGGCTGCTACTTTCCCAAGAGcttag